In the Theobroma cacao cultivar B97-61/B2 chromosome 1, Criollo_cocoa_genome_V2, whole genome shotgun sequence genome, one interval contains:
- the LOC18613653 gene encoding heparan-alpha-glucosaminide N-acetyltransferase isoform X1, protein MSTLITIAEEQRQPLLLDPSPDGNEEEIAASSSSNGPDAPKLTLDDSNQRLLSLDVFRGLTVALMILVDDAGGAFPSINHAPWFGVTIADFVMPFFLFCVGVSISLVFKKSSSKTLATKKVILRTIKLFLLGLFLQGGYFHGRDNLTYGVDVVKIRWLGVLQSALQIQTACRGSPTVHCLCCPWGLAIGIVFGWAACWPASLSAWPCGVAYLPACCLACLHGWPVSLAPPVQQRGFSSEPSHLVHPRALCMQRISIGYLLASISEIWLVYNVVVDCPTAFVRKYHVQWIVAALLLSFYMCLLYGLYVPNWEFQAPSLNLSTNGSHTQIVHCGVRGSLEPPCNAVGYIDQYFLGEQHLYQRPVYRRTKECSVNSPDYGPLPPDSPEWCLAPFDPEGILSSLMAVLTCFVGLHFGHVLLHYKGQMQRALLWSMSSFLLLVSGFGLEMLVCFVQLMAGRCNRHSSLQTTVHIELYVHHCWSIRLVLNHYLLHNVKHFRKPVVLLQWMGMNALIVYALAACDIFPAAVQGFYWRSPENNLVDGMESLLQAMLHSSKWGTLVFVLLQILFWCLVAGFLHMKGIYIKL, encoded by the exons ATGTCAACTCTAATCACGATAGCGGAAGAACAACGACAACCTCTTCTTCTCGATCCTTCCCCTGACGGAAACGAAGAAGAGATCGCCGCTTCCTCATCATCGAACGGACCAGATGCCCCTAAACTTACTCTCGACGACTCTAATCAACGGCTCCTATCTCTCGACGTATTCCGTGGCCTCACCGTCGCG TTGATGATTTTGGTTGATGATGCTGGAGGGGCTTTTCCATCTATCAATCACGCTCCATGGTTTGGTGTGACAATCGCCGATTTCGTGAtgcccttttttcttttttgtgttgGGGTCTCTATTAGCCTTGTATTTAAG AAATCTTCTAGCAAAACATTGGCTACAAAGAAAGTTATATTGAGGACGATCAAACTTTTCCTTCTGGGCTTGTTTCTACAAG GCGGGTATTTTCATGGGCGTGACAATTTAACATATGGAGTTGATGTGGTCAAGATACGATGGCTAGGTGTACTACAG TCTGCTCTGCAAATTCAAACTGCCTGCAGAGGCTCTCCCACAGTGCACTGCCTGTGCTGCCCCTGGGGACTGGCTATTGGAATTGTGTTTGGCTGGGCTGCCTGCTGGCCTGCTAGTCTGTCTGCCTGGCCTTGCGGGGTGGCCTATCTGCCTGCATGCTGCCTGGCCTGCCTGCATGGGTGGCCTGTCTCCTTGGCACCTCCTGTCCAGCAAAGGGGGTTTTCATCTGAACCAAGCCACCTTGTGCACCCCCGAGCCCTCTGCATGCAG AGGATATCAATTGGATATCTGCTGGCTTCAATATCAGAAATCTGGCTTGTTTACAATGTTGTGGTTGACTGTCCAACAGCATTTGTTAGGAAATATCATGTTCAGTG GATTGTTGCTGCCCtactattatcattttacatGTGCTTGCTCTATGGCCTTTATGTTCCAAACTGGGAATTTCAAGCTCCAAGCCTGAATCTGTCCACTAATGGATCCCATACTCAAATT GTGCACTGTGGAGTCAGGGGGAGCCTTGAACCTCCATGCAATGCAGTTGGCTACATCGATCAGTATTTTCTGGGTGAACAGCATCTATATCAACGTCCTGTTTATAGAAGAACAAAG GAATGCAGTGTCAATTCTCCTGACTATGGGCCTCTGCCACCGGATTCACCTGAATGGTGCCTTGCACCCTTTGACCCTGAGGGCATTTTAAG TTCATTAATGGCTGTCCTCACTTGTTTTGTGGGATTGCATTTTGGACATGTACTTCTGCATTATAAG GGACAAATGCAGAGAGCACTTTTATGGTCCATGTCTTCCTTTCTGTTGCTAGTTTCAGGATTTGGATTAGAGATGCTAG TTTGTTTTGTACAATTGATGGCTGGTAGGTGTAACAGGCATTCCTCTCTCCAAACCACTGTACACATTGAGCTATATGTGCATCACTGCTGGAGCATCAGGCTTGTTCTTAACCATTATCTTCTACATA ATGTCAAACATTTTAGAAAGCCTGTGGTGTTACTTCAGTGGATGGGAATGAATGCTCTCATCGTATATGCTTTGGCTGCTTGTGACATTTTCCCAGCGGCTGTGCAAGGTTTCTATTGGCGTTCACCGGAAAATAACTTG GTTGATGGTATGGAATCATTGCTACAGGCCATGCTTCATTCAAGCAAGTGGGGTACCCTCGTATTTGTATTGCTCCAGATCTTATTTTGGTGTCTTGTTGCCGGTTTTCTCCACATGAAAggcatatatataaaactctag
- the LOC18613653 gene encoding heparan-alpha-glucosaminide N-acetyltransferase isoform X11, translating to MSTLITIAEEQRQPLLLDPSPDGNEEEIAASSSSNGPDAPKLTLDDSNQRLLSLDVFRGLTVAKSSSKTLATKKVILRTIKLFLLGLFLQGGYFHGRDNLTYGVDVVKIRWLGVLQRISIGYLLASISEIWLVYNVVVDCPTAFVRKYHVQWIVAALLLSFYMCLLYGLYVPNWEFQAPSLNLSTNGSHTQIVHCGVRGSLEPPCNAVGYIDQYFLGEQHLYQRPVYRRTKECSVNSPDYGPLPPDSPEWCLAPFDPEGILSSLMAVLTCFVGLHFGHVLLHYKGQMQRALLWSMSSFLLLVSGFGLEMLVCFVQLMAGRCNRHSSLQTTVHIELYVHHCWSIRLVLNHYLLHNVKHFRKPVVLLQWMGMNALIVYALAACDIFPAAVQGFYWRSPENNLVDGMESLLQAMLHSSKWGTLVFVLLQILFWCLVAGFLHMKGIYIKL from the exons ATGTCAACTCTAATCACGATAGCGGAAGAACAACGACAACCTCTTCTTCTCGATCCTTCCCCTGACGGAAACGAAGAAGAGATCGCCGCTTCCTCATCATCGAACGGACCAGATGCCCCTAAACTTACTCTCGACGACTCTAATCAACGGCTCCTATCTCTCGACGTATTCCGTGGCCTCACCGTCGCG AAATCTTCTAGCAAAACATTGGCTACAAAGAAAGTTATATTGAGGACGATCAAACTTTTCCTTCTGGGCTTGTTTCTACAAG GCGGGTATTTTCATGGGCGTGACAATTTAACATATGGAGTTGATGTGGTCAAGATACGATGGCTAGGTGTACTACAG AGGATATCAATTGGATATCTGCTGGCTTCAATATCAGAAATCTGGCTTGTTTACAATGTTGTGGTTGACTGTCCAACAGCATTTGTTAGGAAATATCATGTTCAGTG GATTGTTGCTGCCCtactattatcattttacatGTGCTTGCTCTATGGCCTTTATGTTCCAAACTGGGAATTTCAAGCTCCAAGCCTGAATCTGTCCACTAATGGATCCCATACTCAAATT GTGCACTGTGGAGTCAGGGGGAGCCTTGAACCTCCATGCAATGCAGTTGGCTACATCGATCAGTATTTTCTGGGTGAACAGCATCTATATCAACGTCCTGTTTATAGAAGAACAAAG GAATGCAGTGTCAATTCTCCTGACTATGGGCCTCTGCCACCGGATTCACCTGAATGGTGCCTTGCACCCTTTGACCCTGAGGGCATTTTAAG TTCATTAATGGCTGTCCTCACTTGTTTTGTGGGATTGCATTTTGGACATGTACTTCTGCATTATAAG GGACAAATGCAGAGAGCACTTTTATGGTCCATGTCTTCCTTTCTGTTGCTAGTTTCAGGATTTGGATTAGAGATGCTAG TTTGTTTTGTACAATTGATGGCTGGTAGGTGTAACAGGCATTCCTCTCTCCAAACCACTGTACACATTGAGCTATATGTGCATCACTGCTGGAGCATCAGGCTTGTTCTTAACCATTATCTTCTACATA ATGTCAAACATTTTAGAAAGCCTGTGGTGTTACTTCAGTGGATGGGAATGAATGCTCTCATCGTATATGCTTTGGCTGCTTGTGACATTTTCCCAGCGGCTGTGCAAGGTTTCTATTGGCGTTCACCGGAAAATAACTTG GTTGATGGTATGGAATCATTGCTACAGGCCATGCTTCATTCAAGCAAGTGGGGTACCCTCGTATTTGTATTGCTCCAGATCTTATTTTGGTGTCTTGTTGCCGGTTTTCTCCACATGAAAggcatatatataaaactctag
- the LOC18613653 gene encoding uncharacterized protein LOC18613653 isoform X12 codes for MSTLITIAEEQRQPLLLDPSPDGNEEEIAASSSSNGPDAPKLTLDDSNQRLLSLDVFRGLTVALMILVDDAGGAFPSINHAPWFGVTIADFVMPFFLFCVGVSISLVFKKSSSKTLATKKVILRTIKLFLLGLFLQGGYFHGRDNLTYGVDVVKIRWLGVLQSALQIQTACRGSPTVHCLCCPWGLAIGIVFGWAACWPASLSAWPCGVAYLPACCLACLHGWPVSLAPPVQQRGFSSEPSHLVHPRALCMQRISIGYLLASISEIWLVYNVVVDCPTAFVRKYHVQWIVAALLLSFYMCLLYGLYVPNWEFQAPSLNLSTNGSHTQIVHCGVRGSLEPPCNAVGYIDQYFLGEQHLYQRPVYRRTKECSVNSPDYGPLPPDSPEWCLAPFDPEGILRDKCREHFYGPCLPFCC; via the exons ATGTCAACTCTAATCACGATAGCGGAAGAACAACGACAACCTCTTCTTCTCGATCCTTCCCCTGACGGAAACGAAGAAGAGATCGCCGCTTCCTCATCATCGAACGGACCAGATGCCCCTAAACTTACTCTCGACGACTCTAATCAACGGCTCCTATCTCTCGACGTATTCCGTGGCCTCACCGTCGCG TTGATGATTTTGGTTGATGATGCTGGAGGGGCTTTTCCATCTATCAATCACGCTCCATGGTTTGGTGTGACAATCGCCGATTTCGTGAtgcccttttttcttttttgtgttgGGGTCTCTATTAGCCTTGTATTTAAG AAATCTTCTAGCAAAACATTGGCTACAAAGAAAGTTATATTGAGGACGATCAAACTTTTCCTTCTGGGCTTGTTTCTACAAG GCGGGTATTTTCATGGGCGTGACAATTTAACATATGGAGTTGATGTGGTCAAGATACGATGGCTAGGTGTACTACAG TCTGCTCTGCAAATTCAAACTGCCTGCAGAGGCTCTCCCACAGTGCACTGCCTGTGCTGCCCCTGGGGACTGGCTATTGGAATTGTGTTTGGCTGGGCTGCCTGCTGGCCTGCTAGTCTGTCTGCCTGGCCTTGCGGGGTGGCCTATCTGCCTGCATGCTGCCTGGCCTGCCTGCATGGGTGGCCTGTCTCCTTGGCACCTCCTGTCCAGCAAAGGGGGTTTTCATCTGAACCAAGCCACCTTGTGCACCCCCGAGCCCTCTGCATGCAG AGGATATCAATTGGATATCTGCTGGCTTCAATATCAGAAATCTGGCTTGTTTACAATGTTGTGGTTGACTGTCCAACAGCATTTGTTAGGAAATATCATGTTCAGTG GATTGTTGCTGCCCtactattatcattttacatGTGCTTGCTCTATGGCCTTTATGTTCCAAACTGGGAATTTCAAGCTCCAAGCCTGAATCTGTCCACTAATGGATCCCATACTCAAATT GTGCACTGTGGAGTCAGGGGGAGCCTTGAACCTCCATGCAATGCAGTTGGCTACATCGATCAGTATTTTCTGGGTGAACAGCATCTATATCAACGTCCTGTTTATAGAAGAACAAAG GAATGCAGTGTCAATTCTCCTGACTATGGGCCTCTGCCACCGGATTCACCTGAATGGTGCCTTGCACCCTTTGACCCTGAGGGCATTTTAAG GGACAAATGCAGAGAGCACTTTTATGGTCCATGTCTTCCTTTCTGTTGCTAG
- the LOC18613653 gene encoding heparan-alpha-glucosaminide N-acetyltransferase isoform X4, producing MSTLITIAEEQRQPLLLDPSPDGNEEEIAASSSSNGPDAPKLTLDDSNQRLLSLDVFRGLTVAKSSSKTLATKKVILRTIKLFLLGLFLQGGYFHGRDNLTYGVDVVKIRWLGVLQSALQIQTACRGSPTVHCLCCPWGLAIGIVFGWAACWPASLSAWPCGVAYLPACCLACLHGWPVSLAPPVQQRGFSSEPSHLVHPRALCMQRISIGYLLASISEIWLVYNVVVDCPTAFVRKYHVQWIVAALLLSFYMCLLYGLYVPNWEFQAPSLNLSTNGSHTQIVHCGVRGSLEPPCNAVGYIDQYFLGEQHLYQRPVYRRTKECSVNSPDYGPLPPDSPEWCLAPFDPEGILSSLMAVLTCFVGLHFGHVLLHYKGQMQRALLWSMSSFLLLVSGFGLEMLVCFVQLMAGRCNRHSSLQTTVHIELYVHHCWSIRLVLNHYLLHNVKHFRKPVVLLQWMGMNALIVYALAACDIFPAAVQGFYWRSPENNLVDGMESLLQAMLHSSKWGTLVFVLLQILFWCLVAGFLHMKGIYIKL from the exons ATGTCAACTCTAATCACGATAGCGGAAGAACAACGACAACCTCTTCTTCTCGATCCTTCCCCTGACGGAAACGAAGAAGAGATCGCCGCTTCCTCATCATCGAACGGACCAGATGCCCCTAAACTTACTCTCGACGACTCTAATCAACGGCTCCTATCTCTCGACGTATTCCGTGGCCTCACCGTCGCG AAATCTTCTAGCAAAACATTGGCTACAAAGAAAGTTATATTGAGGACGATCAAACTTTTCCTTCTGGGCTTGTTTCTACAAG GCGGGTATTTTCATGGGCGTGACAATTTAACATATGGAGTTGATGTGGTCAAGATACGATGGCTAGGTGTACTACAG TCTGCTCTGCAAATTCAAACTGCCTGCAGAGGCTCTCCCACAGTGCACTGCCTGTGCTGCCCCTGGGGACTGGCTATTGGAATTGTGTTTGGCTGGGCTGCCTGCTGGCCTGCTAGTCTGTCTGCCTGGCCTTGCGGGGTGGCCTATCTGCCTGCATGCTGCCTGGCCTGCCTGCATGGGTGGCCTGTCTCCTTGGCACCTCCTGTCCAGCAAAGGGGGTTTTCATCTGAACCAAGCCACCTTGTGCACCCCCGAGCCCTCTGCATGCAG AGGATATCAATTGGATATCTGCTGGCTTCAATATCAGAAATCTGGCTTGTTTACAATGTTGTGGTTGACTGTCCAACAGCATTTGTTAGGAAATATCATGTTCAGTG GATTGTTGCTGCCCtactattatcattttacatGTGCTTGCTCTATGGCCTTTATGTTCCAAACTGGGAATTTCAAGCTCCAAGCCTGAATCTGTCCACTAATGGATCCCATACTCAAATT GTGCACTGTGGAGTCAGGGGGAGCCTTGAACCTCCATGCAATGCAGTTGGCTACATCGATCAGTATTTTCTGGGTGAACAGCATCTATATCAACGTCCTGTTTATAGAAGAACAAAG GAATGCAGTGTCAATTCTCCTGACTATGGGCCTCTGCCACCGGATTCACCTGAATGGTGCCTTGCACCCTTTGACCCTGAGGGCATTTTAAG TTCATTAATGGCTGTCCTCACTTGTTTTGTGGGATTGCATTTTGGACATGTACTTCTGCATTATAAG GGACAAATGCAGAGAGCACTTTTATGGTCCATGTCTTCCTTTCTGTTGCTAGTTTCAGGATTTGGATTAGAGATGCTAG TTTGTTTTGTACAATTGATGGCTGGTAGGTGTAACAGGCATTCCTCTCTCCAAACCACTGTACACATTGAGCTATATGTGCATCACTGCTGGAGCATCAGGCTTGTTCTTAACCATTATCTTCTACATA ATGTCAAACATTTTAGAAAGCCTGTGGTGTTACTTCAGTGGATGGGAATGAATGCTCTCATCGTATATGCTTTGGCTGCTTGTGACATTTTCCCAGCGGCTGTGCAAGGTTTCTATTGGCGTTCACCGGAAAATAACTTG GTTGATGGTATGGAATCATTGCTACAGGCCATGCTTCATTCAAGCAAGTGGGGTACCCTCGTATTTGTATTGCTCCAGATCTTATTTTGGTGTCTTGTTGCCGGTTTTCTCCACATGAAAggcatatatataaaactctag
- the LOC18613653 gene encoding heparan-alpha-glucosaminide N-acetyltransferase isoform X6: protein MSTLITIAEEQRQPLLLDPSPDGNEEEIAASSSSNGPDAPKLTLDDSNQRLLSLDVFRGLTVALMILVDDAGGAFPSINHAPWFGVTIADFVMPFFLFCVGVSISLVFKKSSSKTLATKKVILRTIKLFLLGLFLQGGYFHGRDNLTYGVDVVKIRWLGVLQRISIGYLLASISEIWLVYNVVVDCPTAFVRKYHVQWIVAALLLSFYMCLLYGLYVPNWEFQAPSLNLSTNGSHTQIVHCGVRGSLEPPCNAVGYIDQYFLGEQHLYQRPVYRRTKECSVNSPDYGPLPPDSPEWCLAPFDPEGILSSLMAVLTCFVGLHFGHVLLHYKGQMQRALLWSMSSFLLLVSGFGLEMLVCFVQLMAGRCNRHSSLQTTVHIELYVHHCWSIRLVLNHYLLHNVKHFRKPVVLLQWMGMNALIVYALAACDIFPAAVQGFYWRSPENNLVDGMESLLQAMLHSSKWGTLVFVLLQILFWCLVAGFLHMKGIYIKL from the exons ATGTCAACTCTAATCACGATAGCGGAAGAACAACGACAACCTCTTCTTCTCGATCCTTCCCCTGACGGAAACGAAGAAGAGATCGCCGCTTCCTCATCATCGAACGGACCAGATGCCCCTAAACTTACTCTCGACGACTCTAATCAACGGCTCCTATCTCTCGACGTATTCCGTGGCCTCACCGTCGCG TTGATGATTTTGGTTGATGATGCTGGAGGGGCTTTTCCATCTATCAATCACGCTCCATGGTTTGGTGTGACAATCGCCGATTTCGTGAtgcccttttttcttttttgtgttgGGGTCTCTATTAGCCTTGTATTTAAG AAATCTTCTAGCAAAACATTGGCTACAAAGAAAGTTATATTGAGGACGATCAAACTTTTCCTTCTGGGCTTGTTTCTACAAG GCGGGTATTTTCATGGGCGTGACAATTTAACATATGGAGTTGATGTGGTCAAGATACGATGGCTAGGTGTACTACAG AGGATATCAATTGGATATCTGCTGGCTTCAATATCAGAAATCTGGCTTGTTTACAATGTTGTGGTTGACTGTCCAACAGCATTTGTTAGGAAATATCATGTTCAGTG GATTGTTGCTGCCCtactattatcattttacatGTGCTTGCTCTATGGCCTTTATGTTCCAAACTGGGAATTTCAAGCTCCAAGCCTGAATCTGTCCACTAATGGATCCCATACTCAAATT GTGCACTGTGGAGTCAGGGGGAGCCTTGAACCTCCATGCAATGCAGTTGGCTACATCGATCAGTATTTTCTGGGTGAACAGCATCTATATCAACGTCCTGTTTATAGAAGAACAAAG GAATGCAGTGTCAATTCTCCTGACTATGGGCCTCTGCCACCGGATTCACCTGAATGGTGCCTTGCACCCTTTGACCCTGAGGGCATTTTAAG TTCATTAATGGCTGTCCTCACTTGTTTTGTGGGATTGCATTTTGGACATGTACTTCTGCATTATAAG GGACAAATGCAGAGAGCACTTTTATGGTCCATGTCTTCCTTTCTGTTGCTAGTTTCAGGATTTGGATTAGAGATGCTAG TTTGTTTTGTACAATTGATGGCTGGTAGGTGTAACAGGCATTCCTCTCTCCAAACCACTGTACACATTGAGCTATATGTGCATCACTGCTGGAGCATCAGGCTTGTTCTTAACCATTATCTTCTACATA ATGTCAAACATTTTAGAAAGCCTGTGGTGTTACTTCAGTGGATGGGAATGAATGCTCTCATCGTATATGCTTTGGCTGCTTGTGACATTTTCCCAGCGGCTGTGCAAGGTTTCTATTGGCGTTCACCGGAAAATAACTTG GTTGATGGTATGGAATCATTGCTACAGGCCATGCTTCATTCAAGCAAGTGGGGTACCCTCGTATTTGTATTGCTCCAGATCTTATTTTGGTGTCTTGTTGCCGGTTTTCTCCACATGAAAggcatatatataaaactctag
- the LOC18613653 gene encoding heparan-alpha-glucosaminide N-acetyltransferase isoform X5: MSTLITIAEEQRQPLLLDPSPDGNEEEIAASSSSNGPDAPKLTLDDSNQRLLSLDVFRGLTVALMILVDDAGGAFPSINHAPWFGVTIADFVMPFFLFCVGVSISLVFKKSSSKTLATKKVILRTIKLFLLGLFLQGGYFHGRDNLTYGVDVVKIRWLGVLQSALQIQTACRGSPTVHCLCCPWGLAIGIVFGWAACWPASLSAWPCGVAYLPACCLACLHGWPVSLAPPVQQRGFSSEPSHLVHPRALCMQRISIGYLLASISEIWLVYNVVVDCPTAFVRKYHVQWIVAALLLSFYMCLLYGLYVPNWEFQAPSLNLSTNGSHTQIVHCGVRGSLEPPCNAVGYIDQYFLGEQHLYQRPVYRRTKECSVNSPDYGPLPPDSPEWCLAPFDPEGILSSLMAVLTCFVGLHFGHVLLHYKGQMQRALLWSMSSFLLLVSGFGLEMLGVTGIPLSKPLYTLSYMCITAGASGLFLTIIFYIMSNILESLWCYFSGWE; this comes from the exons ATGTCAACTCTAATCACGATAGCGGAAGAACAACGACAACCTCTTCTTCTCGATCCTTCCCCTGACGGAAACGAAGAAGAGATCGCCGCTTCCTCATCATCGAACGGACCAGATGCCCCTAAACTTACTCTCGACGACTCTAATCAACGGCTCCTATCTCTCGACGTATTCCGTGGCCTCACCGTCGCG TTGATGATTTTGGTTGATGATGCTGGAGGGGCTTTTCCATCTATCAATCACGCTCCATGGTTTGGTGTGACAATCGCCGATTTCGTGAtgcccttttttcttttttgtgttgGGGTCTCTATTAGCCTTGTATTTAAG AAATCTTCTAGCAAAACATTGGCTACAAAGAAAGTTATATTGAGGACGATCAAACTTTTCCTTCTGGGCTTGTTTCTACAAG GCGGGTATTTTCATGGGCGTGACAATTTAACATATGGAGTTGATGTGGTCAAGATACGATGGCTAGGTGTACTACAG TCTGCTCTGCAAATTCAAACTGCCTGCAGAGGCTCTCCCACAGTGCACTGCCTGTGCTGCCCCTGGGGACTGGCTATTGGAATTGTGTTTGGCTGGGCTGCCTGCTGGCCTGCTAGTCTGTCTGCCTGGCCTTGCGGGGTGGCCTATCTGCCTGCATGCTGCCTGGCCTGCCTGCATGGGTGGCCTGTCTCCTTGGCACCTCCTGTCCAGCAAAGGGGGTTTTCATCTGAACCAAGCCACCTTGTGCACCCCCGAGCCCTCTGCATGCAG AGGATATCAATTGGATATCTGCTGGCTTCAATATCAGAAATCTGGCTTGTTTACAATGTTGTGGTTGACTGTCCAACAGCATTTGTTAGGAAATATCATGTTCAGTG GATTGTTGCTGCCCtactattatcattttacatGTGCTTGCTCTATGGCCTTTATGTTCCAAACTGGGAATTTCAAGCTCCAAGCCTGAATCTGTCCACTAATGGATCCCATACTCAAATT GTGCACTGTGGAGTCAGGGGGAGCCTTGAACCTCCATGCAATGCAGTTGGCTACATCGATCAGTATTTTCTGGGTGAACAGCATCTATATCAACGTCCTGTTTATAGAAGAACAAAG GAATGCAGTGTCAATTCTCCTGACTATGGGCCTCTGCCACCGGATTCACCTGAATGGTGCCTTGCACCCTTTGACCCTGAGGGCATTTTAAG TTCATTAATGGCTGTCCTCACTTGTTTTGTGGGATTGCATTTTGGACATGTACTTCTGCATTATAAG GGACAAATGCAGAGAGCACTTTTATGGTCCATGTCTTCCTTTCTGTTGCTAGTTTCAGGATTTGGATTAGAGATGCTAG GTGTAACAGGCATTCCTCTCTCCAAACCACTGTACACATTGAGCTATATGTGCATCACTGCTGGAGCATCAGGCTTGTTCTTAACCATTATCTTCTACATA ATGTCAAACATTTTAGAAAGCCTGTGGTGTTACTTCAGTGGATGGGAATGA
- the LOC18613653 gene encoding heparan-alpha-glucosaminide N-acetyltransferase isoform X9, with protein MSTLITIAEEQRQPLLLDPSPDGNEEEIAASSSSNGPDAPKLTLDDSNQRLLSLDVFRGLTVALMILVDDAGGAFPSINHAPWFGVTIADFVMPFFLFCVGVSISLVFKKSSSKTLATKKVILRTIKLFLLGLFLQGGYFHGRDNLTYGVDVVKIRWLGVLQSALQIQTACRGSPTVHCLCCPWGLAIGIVFGWAACWPASLSAWPCGVAYLPACCLACLHGWPVSLAPPVQQRGFSSEPSHLVHPRALCMQRISIGYLLASISEIWLVYNVVVDCPTAFVRKYHVQWIVAALLLSFYMCLLYGLYVPNWEFQAPSLNLSTNGSHTQIVHCGVRGSLEPPCNAVGYIDQYFLGEQHLYQRPVYRRTKECSVNSPDYGPLPPDSPEWCLAPFDPEGILSSLMAVLTCFVGLHFGHVLLHYKGQMQRALLWSMSSFLLLVSGFGLEMLGIPLSKPLYTLSYMCITAGASGLFLTIIFYILFDCI; from the exons ATGTCAACTCTAATCACGATAGCGGAAGAACAACGACAACCTCTTCTTCTCGATCCTTCCCCTGACGGAAACGAAGAAGAGATCGCCGCTTCCTCATCATCGAACGGACCAGATGCCCCTAAACTTACTCTCGACGACTCTAATCAACGGCTCCTATCTCTCGACGTATTCCGTGGCCTCACCGTCGCG TTGATGATTTTGGTTGATGATGCTGGAGGGGCTTTTCCATCTATCAATCACGCTCCATGGTTTGGTGTGACAATCGCCGATTTCGTGAtgcccttttttcttttttgtgttgGGGTCTCTATTAGCCTTGTATTTAAG AAATCTTCTAGCAAAACATTGGCTACAAAGAAAGTTATATTGAGGACGATCAAACTTTTCCTTCTGGGCTTGTTTCTACAAG GCGGGTATTTTCATGGGCGTGACAATTTAACATATGGAGTTGATGTGGTCAAGATACGATGGCTAGGTGTACTACAG TCTGCTCTGCAAATTCAAACTGCCTGCAGAGGCTCTCCCACAGTGCACTGCCTGTGCTGCCCCTGGGGACTGGCTATTGGAATTGTGTTTGGCTGGGCTGCCTGCTGGCCTGCTAGTCTGTCTGCCTGGCCTTGCGGGGTGGCCTATCTGCCTGCATGCTGCCTGGCCTGCCTGCATGGGTGGCCTGTCTCCTTGGCACCTCCTGTCCAGCAAAGGGGGTTTTCATCTGAACCAAGCCACCTTGTGCACCCCCGAGCCCTCTGCATGCAG AGGATATCAATTGGATATCTGCTGGCTTCAATATCAGAAATCTGGCTTGTTTACAATGTTGTGGTTGACTGTCCAACAGCATTTGTTAGGAAATATCATGTTCAGTG GATTGTTGCTGCCCtactattatcattttacatGTGCTTGCTCTATGGCCTTTATGTTCCAAACTGGGAATTTCAAGCTCCAAGCCTGAATCTGTCCACTAATGGATCCCATACTCAAATT GTGCACTGTGGAGTCAGGGGGAGCCTTGAACCTCCATGCAATGCAGTTGGCTACATCGATCAGTATTTTCTGGGTGAACAGCATCTATATCAACGTCCTGTTTATAGAAGAACAAAG GAATGCAGTGTCAATTCTCCTGACTATGGGCCTCTGCCACCGGATTCACCTGAATGGTGCCTTGCACCCTTTGACCCTGAGGGCATTTTAAG TTCATTAATGGCTGTCCTCACTTGTTTTGTGGGATTGCATTTTGGACATGTACTTCTGCATTATAAG GGACAAATGCAGAGAGCACTTTTATGGTCCATGTCTTCCTTTCTGTTGCTAGTTTCAGGATTTGGATTAGAGATGCTAG GCATTCCTCTCTCCAAACCACTGTACACATTGAGCTATATGTGCATCACTGCTGGAGCATCAGGCTTGTTCTTAACCATTATCTTCTACATA TTGTTTGATTGTATTTGA